The Enhydrobacter sp. sequence GGCGAACCTCCCCGGCGGCATGCTGCGCTGGCGCGGCGAGGGCCGCGGCGTCGAGGGTGGCGCCCTGTAGGAGCGGGGGATGGATATCCGCGGCTGGCTGGAGCGATTGGGGCTTGGGCAGTACGCGGACACCTTCGTTGCCAATCACATCGATGCGACGCTGCTCGGAACGTTGACGGCCGACGATCTGCGCGAGCTCGGCATCGACTCGGTCGGTCATCGCAAACGACTGCTGGCGGCGATCGCGGCGTTCGAGCAGGCGCCCGCTGCCGGGCCGGCTGCGGAGGCCGATCGCCGTCAGGTGGCTGTCCTGTTCGCCGATCTTTGCGGCTTCACCGAGCTGTCGGCGCGGATCGGCGCCGAGGATGTGCGGATTGTCGTCGAGAAATTCCTGGCCCGTGCGGACGAGGTGGTCGCCGAGTTCGGCGGATCGGTGGACAAGCATATCGGCGACGCTGTGATGGCGCTGTTCGGCGCTCCGGTTGCGCACGAGGACGATTGCTGGCGGGCCGTCTCGGCGGCCGATGCCCTGCAGCGCTCGATGCCGGCGCTGTCGACGCATTTCGGCCGGCCGCTCGCGACCCATGTCGGCATCGCGCTGGGCGAGGTGGTGGCCGGCGAGATCGGAGGCAGTGTCCGGCGCGACTACACGGTGCTCGGCGACACCGTCAATCTGGCGGCGCGGCTGGTCGCCGTCGCGGGGCCGGGCGAGATCCTGCTCAGCGATCCGGCGGCGCGTGTGCTTGCCGGCCGGGTGCGGCTCGTCGATGCCGGTCTGCGCGGCGCAACGGCTGCATGCATTGGCTGCCGACTGGTACGGCGAGAGCGAGGCCGATCTGCGCGCCCAGCATCTCGATCGGGCCGGAGATCCCCGGGCCGCGGCGGCCTATCGCGTGGCGAGCGAGCGGCTGCGCGCATCCGGTCGGATCGCGCTCGCCCTCCAGCGCGCAAGGCGCGGCCTCGAGCTCGCACGGGAGGGCGAGCAGGTCGTTCCCCTGTCGCTGCTCGCCGGTCATCTGATGTTGGATCTCGGCGTGCCGCACGAAGCCTTGAGCCGGTTTCGTGACGTCGTCGGGCTGGCAAGAGGTGATGCACAGATCGCCGAGGTGGAGTTGGGGCTGGCCTCCGCCATGCGCATCACCGATGACCTGCCCGGCGCCGAGCAAGCCGTCCAGCGGGCGCAGGCGGCGGCCGAGCGCGGCGGCCATATCGAGCTCGAATCGCGCTGTCGTCATCTGCGCGGGAATCTCCTGTTCCCTCTGGGCCGGGTCGACGACTGCATGGTCGAGCACCGTGCCGCCCTGGCATTGGCCGAGCGGGCCCAATCGCCGGAGCTGGTCGCGCGGGCCCTGGGCGGCCTCGCGGATGCATTCTATGCCCAGGGCCGCATGCGGTCGGCGCGCGACGCTCTCGAGCGCTGCATCGGCGCCGCGCGGGCGGCGGGCGCCGCCAGCGTCGAGATCGCCAACCGGCCGATGATGGCCTTCGCCGAAAGCTGCATGCTGCAGCTCGACAGGGCGCGAGAGCTCGCCGAGCAGGCGCGCCTGCTCGCGCTGCAGGCGCGGAACGGCCGCGCGGAGCTGATCGCCTTGCATGGTCTGATGGTTGCCGCCATCGAGGCGGAGGATCCGGAAGCGGGGCTGCCGCACGTCGCGCGATCGCAACAGATCGTCGCCGAGCTCGGCGCCTGGCGCTTCGAGGCCGAGAATCTCGTTTTCGGTGCGCAGCTCGAGCATGCCGCCGGCCGGCCGGACCTCGCCGCGCGGATGGCGCGCGAGGCGGTGTCGCTTTGCCGCGACCATGCGATGGCCTATCTCGGCGGCCTTGTTTTCGGCATGGGCGCCGCGCTGACCGACGATCCGTCCGAGCGCGATTCGTGGCTGGAGAAGGGCGATGCCCTGCTGTCGGCTCCGTCGCTCGGGCATAACCATCTCTTCTTCCGGCGCTATGCCATCGATGCCTCGCTGAAAGCCGGCCGGGCGGCGGAGATGCGACGCCACGCGCATGCCCTGCGGGCGTTCGTTGCCGCCGAACCGAATCCGTTCGTCGACCTCGTTGTCCAGCGCGCCCTGTTGCTGGCCGATGCCCTCGATGGCCGCCTGGAGCCGGCAGGCCGGGCCGACCTTTCCCAACTCGGCGAGCGGGCCTTGCGCGCCGGGTATCGGCAGCTTGCCGGGGCGATGCTGGCGGTCTTGCAACAGGAGCGGCGAGCGTCGCCGCGGCCGGCAGCGGATTAAGTTTTGCGGACTAAGTTTTCCGTTGTGTGCGGTCGGTCACAGTAAACCCGGGTCCGTCGCCCTAGCGTCGCCTCGCAAGCCACTCTCGGTCTTGCAGGAGGCAGCGAATGGACACCATGATTGCGGGCTATGACGTCCTGTCGGACGACCTGCTCAAGCGTTTTGCCGGGCGTGTCGGCACCTACGATCGCGAGAATCGCTTCTTCAAGGAGGATTTCGAGGATCTGAAGCGCTCTGGCTACCTTACGATCTGTGTTCCCAAGGAGCTGGGAGGAAAGGGCTTCAGCCTGGCCGAGTTCTGCCGCCAGCAGCGGCGTCTGGCCTACTATGCGCCGGCGACGGCGCTCGGCGTCAACATGCATCTCTACTGGGTGGGACTCGCCGCCGACCTCTACCGCGCTGGCGACCGCTCGCTCGAATGGATGCTGCGCGAGGCCGCGGCCGGCGAGATCTTCGCCGCCGGCCATGCCGAGCGCGGCAACGACATCCCCGTGCTGCTCGCGACCACCACGGCCAAGAAGGTCGACGGCGGCTTCGCCTTCACCGGCCGCAAGATGTTCGGCAGCCTGGCGCCGGTATGGACCCGCTACGGCCTGCACGGGTTGTGGGCCGACGCGCCGGGCGGCCCCAAGGTCGTGCACGGCTTCCTGCCGCGCAACGCCAAGGGCTACCGCATCGTCGAGACCTGGGACACGCTCGGCATGCGCGCCACGCGCAGCGACGACGTGCTGCTCGAGGAAGCCTTCGTGCCTGAAAAGTACATGGCCCGCACCTTGCCGGCCGGCGGCGCCGACGCCTTCGTGGTGGCGATCTTCGCCTGGGCGCTGCTGGGCTTCGCCAACATCTACTGTGGCATCGCCGAGCGGGCGCGCGACCTGGTGCTGCCGGCGATCAAGGGCAAGGGCTCGATGGGCCTCACCCGCAGCATGGCCTACCATCCCGGTGTGCAGCACGGCGTCGCGGAGATGGTGATGGCGCTCGACACGATCGCCCCGCTTCTCGACCACGTGGCCAACGACTGGTCGAACGGCGTCGACCATGGCGCCGCCTGGCCGGCCAAGATCGTCTCGGCCAAGGCCCATGCCGTCGAGACCTGCTGGAAGATCGTCGATCTCGCGATGGAGCTGTCCGGCGGCACGGGCATGTTCAGGTCGAACGAGCTCGAGCGGCTGTTCCGCGATGCGCGCTGTGGTCGCTTCCATCCGGCGAACGCGATCCTGGCTCACGAGATCGTCGGCAAGACCGCCCTCGGCATCGACCTCGGCGAGCAGCCGCGCTGGGGGTGATCGGGGGGCCGATACCTGCCAGACTGAGGCGTTCCCTCGGGGAGGGCGCATGGCCGAAGATATCGAGCGCTGGCTCGCGGAGCTGGGCCTCGGCAGGTATGCCGAGGCCTTCGCCGCCAACGGCGTCGATTGGGACGTGCTGGCCGACCTCACCGAGAAGGACCTCGAGTCGCTCGGCCTGCTGCTGGGCGATCGCAAGCGCCTCCTGCGCGCCATTGGCCTGCTCGACGGCGCGAACACGCCGGCGCCGCGCCGTGCCGTCGACGGGGCGGAGCGGCGGCAGATCACCGTGATGTTCGTCGACCTCGTGGACTCGACGCCGCTTTCCGAGCGCCTCGATCCCGAGGACATGCGCGCGCTTCTGCAGAGCTTCCACGGCCTGTGCGCGGCGGCCGTCGAGGCCCATGGCGGGCATGTGGCCCGCTACATGGGCGACGGCATCCTGGTCTATTTCGGCTACCCGCAGGCGCACGAGGACGATGCCGCGCGCGCCGTCCATGCCGGCCTCGGCATCCTGGAGAACCTGCGCGCGGCCAACGACCGCCAGGGCGAGCCCGGCACCCGGCTGAGCGCGCGCATCGGCATCTATACCGGGCTCGTGGTGGTGGGCGAAGTGGGCGCGGGCCCGGCGCGCGACCAGGACGCGATCACCGGCGAGACGCCCAACATCGCCAACCGCCTGCAGACCGAGGCGGCGGCCGACTCGGTCGTCATCGGCGACGCCACCCAGCGGCTGGTGGAGGGCCTGTTCGAGCTCGAGGATCTGGGCCCGCGCCGGCTCAAGGGCGTCGGCCATCCCGTCGGCATCTACCGTGTCCTCGGCGAAAGCGGCGCGGTCGACCGGTTCGGTCTGCGCGCCCGCACCCGCCGCAGCATGACGCCGCTGGTGGGGCGCGAAGCCGAGCTCGACATGCTGCGCCGCCGCTGGCAGCAGGCCCGGGATGGCGAGATGCGTTGCGTCCTGCTGGGCGGCGAGGCCGGCATCGGCAAGTCGCGGCTGCTGCGCGCCCTGCGCGACAGCCTGAAGGGCGAGGCGCACGAATTCCTGCCGCTGTTCTGCACCTCCCACCATTCGAACAGCGCCTTCTGGCCGGTGCTGGACTGGTTCCGGCGCATCTTGCGCTACGGCGCGCCCTCCCGCCCGCAAGCCGGCACCGTCCCGCTCGACCGGATCGTGGGACCACTCGACCTCGACATGACCGAGGCGATGCCAATCCTGGAAGCCTTCCTCGACCTGCCGGGCGACGAGCGCTATCCGCCGGCCGACCCTGCCGCGCCCTCCTTCCGCCGCCAGTTGATCGACGTCCTGGTGAAGATGATGGGGGCGACGGCACGGCGGAGGCCGCTGCTGCTGGCGGTCGAGGACGCCCACTGGATCGACCCGTCGACGCTGGAGTTCCTGCAGCAGGTGCAGGAGCAGCTGCCGGCCGCGCGCGTCATGCTGCTGATCACCGCCCGGCCGACCTTCAAGCCGGCCTGGATCTATCCGCAGTTCGTCCAGATCAATCTCGACCGCCTGTCGCGGCGCGAGCGCGTGGTCATGGTCGAGCGCCTGGTCGGCGGCGATCGCGTGCTGCCCGAGCCGGTGCTGGCCGAGATCGTGGCCAAGACCGACGGCATCCCCCTGTTCGTCGAGGAGCTGACCAAGGCGGTGCTGGAGGGCGGCGTGCTGCGCGAGACCGAGGCGGCCTACGAACTCGTCGGGTCGCTCAGGACCATCGCCATTCCCGATACCCTGCAGGGCTCGCTGATGGCACGCCTGGACCGGCTCGACGCCGAGGCGCGCGAGGTGGCGCAGATTGGCGCCACGATCGGACGGGAATTCTCGACCCGCCTGCTGGCGCGGCTGGCCGGCCGCCCGGAGGAGGAGCTCGGCGCGCCGCTGGCGCGTCTGGTGGCGGCGGAGATCGTCGTGCCGGCGACAGTCGAATCCTTCGCCGGACCGTCGCACGTGTTTCGCCACGTCCTCATCCAGGAGGCAGCCTACCAGTCGCTGCTGCTGGCGCGCCGACGCCAGTATCACGTGGCGGTCGCCGAGGCGATCGAGGCCCATTTCCCGGAAACCGCCGCGATGCAGCCGGAGACTGTCGCCCAGCATTGGACGTCGGCCGACCGCGTCGACGAGGCGATCGAGTGGTGGCGCCGTGCCGGCGAGCGCGCCTTCGTCCGCAGCGCCTACCAGGAAGCCGTCGCCCACTTCCAGCGCGGCGTCGAGCTTGCGGAGCGCCAGCCGGGTGAGACAAGGGATCGCTATCAGCGGGCGCTTCCCCTCCTGCTGGCGCGCGGTGACGCCGAAACCAAGGCGACCATCCTCTCCGCCGGCGCCACCTATCTGGAATGTCTCCGCATCGCCCGCCGCGAAAATCTGCCGGCGTTGATGGTCCTGGCGGCGCTGAAGTACGCCGATTCGGAGGTCTACGTCTCCGCGCCCAGCAAGACATCGGTCGCTGTGCTCGACGAGACCTTGGCGGTGGTCGGCGAGGGCACGCTCGATCGCTGCCGGGTGCTGAGCCGGCTGGCCAAGGCGCTGCTGTCGACCGGCGAGACGGAGCGCGGGCGCGAGGTCCTGCACGAGGCCCGCCAGATGGCCGAGCGGCTGAACGACCGGCGCAGCCTGTACGAAGTTCTGGTCAGTGATCTCATGCCCAATGCCGGCCCGCCGCCCAGCGGACCCGCGGTCGAGGAGCGGCGGCAGGCGCTGGCGCTGGTTTGGGAAATCGCCGAGGAGTTCGAGTCGATCCTGAAGATGCAGGCGCTGTCGCGCTCCAGCGCGGGCTTCCTCGAGATCGGTGACATCGAGGGATTCGAAAGAACCGCGCGGATGCAGCAGGAGATCGCGCAGACGACCCGCGCCAGTTTCGACAAATGGCTCGCGGCGAACGCCAACGCAATGCGTGGGATCGTCCAGGGGACCTTTGGCGATGCCGAACGATCATCCCTGGAGGCGCTGAATGCCTTGAGCGGTCTCGACGTCGATTTTCCGCTGGGCATCCACGGCATGCAGATGTTCACGATCCGGCGCGAGCAGGGCCGGCTGACCGAGGTGGCGCCGCTGGTGAAGCGCTTCATTCGCGAGAATCCGGACAATGCCATATGGCGGCCAGGCCTGATGCTGATCGCCAGCGATCTCGGCTTCGAGGGCCAGGCGCGGCGCAACTTCGACATGATGGCGGAAACGGGCTTTGCGTTGCCGCTCGACAGCAAGCGCACGGTGACGCTCGCCTATCTCGCCGAGGTCTGCGCGCGGCTGGGTGACGTCCGTCGCGCCAGCCAGATTCGCGAGCTCCTCCTGCCATACCGCGATCTCGCCGTCGTCGTGCCGATCCATGCGCTCTGTTGCGGCGCCGCGGCGCGCTATCTCGGCATGCTGTCCACGACGATGGGAGACTGGCCGTCGGCGGAGCGCTATTTCGAGACGGCGCTTGCGATCGAGGAGAGGATGAAGGCATGGCCGTGGCTTGCCCACACCCGGCACGAATATGCCGCGATGCTGTTGGCGCGCGGACGGCCGCAAGATAGAGTCCGGGCCGGAGAGTTGCATGACATGTCGCTGGCGGCGGCCGACCGGCTGGGGATGGGGCGCCTGCGCCAGCGTCTCCTGGGTTCGGCCGCGGCGGCCTGATCAATCCGATTTGTGGGGACGGAGATGCGACGCTACGTGATCGAGCGGAACTTTGCCGACCAGCTCGAGGCCTCCAAGGAGGCCAACGACATGATCCGCCGTGTCAACGACGAGGAGGGGATCAAGTGGCTCTTCTCCTTCTTGAGCGCCGACCGGAAGAAGACCTATTGCCTTTACGAGGCGCCCAACGAGGAGGCCATCCGCATCGCCGCCCGCCGCGCCGGCTTGCCGGCCGACGTGATCGTCGAGGTCAGCCAGGAGATACGGCCCGACATGTTCGACTAGGTGCCAGAAGGGCGCCTTGTTGCGAAACGGATGGGATTCATGGGCTGACTACACGCGCGGCGCCGGCAAGGGACGCCGCGGATCTCCGCTCGCCGGGTTGGGCCGCAACATCTCCGCGCATGTACGCCTGCGGGCTGCACCCCATGTCGCTGCGGAACGCGTAGACGAACGCCGACGTCGATCCGTAGCCGAGTTCCATCGCGGTCTGTGTCACGCTCAAGCCGCCGCCCATGAGCTCGATCGACTTGAACAGACGGAGCCGCCGTCGCCAGGAGCGAAGGCTCATGCCCAGTTCCGCCTCGAAGCGGCGCGCCAGCGTGCGCCCCGACATGCCGAGCTCGCGGCCCCACGCCTCGGAGCTGCGTGGGTCGGCTGGCTCCCCGTACAGCGTCTCACAAAGCTTTCCGAGCGATGCGTCGCGCGGCCAGGGCAGCGCACCGGCCAGGGGTGGTGCGCGCCGCAACTGGTCGAGGATCAGGTCCGTCACGCGGCGCGAGTAGCCGTCATGATCCTCCTGGCCCTCGATCTCGGCCGCCTCGACGATGAGAGCCCTCAGCAAGGGCGAGACGCCGAACACTGTCGGGCTCGCGGGAAGGCCCTTGCCGGCCTCATCGGCGATCCACAGGCTGCGGAACTCCGCGCCCAGCAACGAGCCGACACGGTGCGGCAGGCCGGTGGGCAACCAAACGGCCTGCTCGGGCGAGATCACCAGGGACTGGCCCTCCACCGCTACCGTCAGCACCCCCGAGATCGCATAGGCCATCTGGTGCCAGGCATGCGCATGCTCCGGAAAATAGTGCCGCGCCGAGATGGATTGCGCCCGCACGGTCATGGGGCGAGGCGGCATCACCCCGGGCGGCGCAGCGATCGTCTCCCACCGCATCGCCTATGCTCTCCTTTGTCGTTTATTCTACATAATCTGTCTGTCAGTCGAAAGACAGCCACACGGGAAGCCGATATGCCTTGGCCAGTTGACGGTCGCGGTCATGCCGCCTGGCCACCGCACCGTCGCCCATCGCCACTCGTCGACGCTGGCCGACGCCGCCGCGCCGTCAAGAACGAAAGCCATGTCCCAGGCAGGAATAGCCCCGGCTGCATCCCCCACCGCGATGGCGGCGCAATACGCCTCGGGCAACGTGGCCAGGCTCGCCATCGCGCAGGCGCTGGCCGGCGCGAATTCGACCGTCGTCTACGCCACGGGTGCCATCGTCGGCAACACGCTCGCGCCCGACAAGGCACTCGCGACCCTGCCCATCACCATCTTCGTGGTCGGGATGGCGGCCTGCACGCTTCCTGCCGGTGCCATCGCGCGGCGCCACGGTCGCCGCGCCGCGTTCCTGGCCGGCACGGCGTGCGGGGTCCTGGTTGGGCTGCTGGCGGCCCTCGCGGTGGTGCTGGGGTCGTTCTGGCTCTTCTGCTTGGCAACCTTCTTCGGCGGGGCCTACGCGGCAGTGGTGCTGTCCTTCCGATTCGCGGCGGCGGATGGCGTGCCGGAAGCTCGGCGCCCGCGGGCCCTCTCGCTTGTCATGGCGGGCGGCGTCTTCGCGGGCGTGATCGGCCCGCAGCTCGTCACGCACACGATGGATCTATGGCTGCCGCCTCTCTTCGCCGCGACCTTCCTGGCGCAGGCGGCCGTGGCGGCGCTCTGCGCCCTCGTCCTGGCCGGCGTTCGCCTGCCGATGCCAACGGCCGCCGAGATCGCCGGCGGGCGGCCCCTTGCCGTCATCGCGCGCCAGCCGCGCTTCGTCGTTGCCGTGATCTGCGGCGTCGTCTCCTACCTGCTGATGAACTTCCTGATGACGGCCGCGCCGCTGGCGATGCGGCTGTGCGGGCTGTCGCAGGAGTCGGCCAATCTCGGCCTGCAGTGGCATGTCATCGCGATGTACGCGCCGAGCTTCTTTACCGGCCGCCTGATCGCTCGCTTCGGTGCGCCGCGCGTGGTGGTCGCCGGCCTGGCGCTGATCGGCTTCGCGGCATTCGCCGGGCTGCTCGGCCAGGACGTCTCGCATTTCTGGGGGAGCCTGATTCTCCTCGGGCTCGGCTGGAACTTCGGGTTCGTTGGTGCCTCGTCGCTGGTGCTGGAATGCCATCGACCCGAGGAACGGACGCGGGTGCAGTCGCTCAACGACTTCGTCGTCTTCGGTACGATGGCGCTCGGCTCGTTCGCCTCGGGAGGCTTGCTGACGGCTTATGGCTGGGACACGGTTCTCTGGGTGTCGTTCGGCCCGCTTGCGCTCGCCGTCGTGGCGCTGGTCGCAAGCGCCGCACTACCCCGCAGGGCTGCGGCGCGCCGAGTTGACTGGAGAATCCGGTTCCTAATGGAGAGAAGGCGGAGATGATCACGGAGATAGTCGTTTTCGATATACCCGAGGGGATGACGCGCGAAGAGGTCGTGGCCAACTACCGCCGGAGCGCCCCATCCTGGCGCGCGAACCCCGACCTGATCCGCAAGAACTATCTCTACGACGCAGAGAACCGTCGTGCAGGCGGTGTCTATCTGTGGCGAAATATGGAGGGGGCGCGGCGCGCCCGCAATGCGGCGTGGCTGGAAAGGGTCCGACGGAACTACCGCAGCGAGCCGGTCGTGCAGTATTTCGAGACGCCGCTGGTGGCGGACAATGCCATCGGCGAGACGATCGACGAGGGAGATCAGGGTCTTTCGACGTAG is a genomic window containing:
- a CDS encoding helix-turn-helix transcriptional regulator, with the translated sequence MTVRAQSISARHYFPEHAHAWHQMAYAISGVLTVAVEGQSLVISPEQAVWLPTGLPHRVGSLLGAEFRSLWIADEAGKGLPASPTVFGVSPLLRALIVEAAEIEGQEDHDGYSRRVTDLILDQLRRAPPLAGALPWPRDASLGKLCETLYGEPADPRSSEAWGRELGMSGRTLARRFEAELGMSLRSWRRRLRLFKSIELMGGGLSVTQTAMELGYGSTSAFVYAFRSDMGCSPQAYMRGDVAAQPGERRSAASLAGAARVVSP
- a CDS encoding MFS transporter yields the protein MSQAGIAPAASPTAMAAQYASGNVARLAIAQALAGANSTVVYATGAIVGNTLAPDKALATLPITIFVVGMAACTLPAGAIARRHGRRAAFLAGTACGVLVGLLAALAVVLGSFWLFCLATFFGGAYAAVVLSFRFAAADGVPEARRPRALSLVMAGGVFAGVIGPQLVTHTMDLWLPPLFAATFLAQAAVAALCALVLAGVRLPMPTAAEIAGGRPLAVIARQPRFVVAVICGVVSYLLMNFLMTAAPLAMRLCGLSQESANLGLQWHVIAMYAPSFFTGRLIARFGAPRVVVAGLALIGFAAFAGLLGQDVSHFWGSLILLGLGWNFGFVGASSLVLECHRPEERTRVQSLNDFVVFGTMALGSFASGGLLTAYGWDTVLWVSFGPLALAVVALVASAALPRRAAARRVDWRIRFLMERRRR
- a CDS encoding adenylate/guanylate cyclase domain-containing protein, producing the protein MAEDIERWLAELGLGRYAEAFAANGVDWDVLADLTEKDLESLGLLLGDRKRLLRAIGLLDGANTPAPRRAVDGAERRQITVMFVDLVDSTPLSERLDPEDMRALLQSFHGLCAAAVEAHGGHVARYMGDGILVYFGYPQAHEDDAARAVHAGLGILENLRAANDRQGEPGTRLSARIGIYTGLVVVGEVGAGPARDQDAITGETPNIANRLQTEAAADSVVIGDATQRLVEGLFELEDLGPRRLKGVGHPVGIYRVLGESGAVDRFGLRARTRRSMTPLVGREAELDMLRRRWQQARDGEMRCVLLGGEAGIGKSRLLRALRDSLKGEAHEFLPLFCTSHHSNSAFWPVLDWFRRILRYGAPSRPQAGTVPLDRIVGPLDLDMTEAMPILEAFLDLPGDERYPPADPAAPSFRRQLIDVLVKMMGATARRRPLLLAVEDAHWIDPSTLEFLQQVQEQLPAARVMLLITARPTFKPAWIYPQFVQINLDRLSRRERVVMVERLVGGDRVLPEPVLAEIVAKTDGIPLFVEELTKAVLEGGVLRETEAAYELVGSLRTIAIPDTLQGSLMARLDRLDAEAREVAQIGATIGREFSTRLLARLAGRPEEELGAPLARLVAAEIVVPATVESFAGPSHVFRHVLIQEAAYQSLLLARRRQYHVAVAEAIEAHFPETAAMQPETVAQHWTSADRVDEAIEWWRRAGERAFVRSAYQEAVAHFQRGVELAERQPGETRDRYQRALPLLLARGDAETKATILSAGATYLECLRIARRENLPALMVLAALKYADSEVYVSAPSKTSVAVLDETLAVVGEGTLDRCRVLSRLAKALLSTGETERGREVLHEARQMAERLNDRRSLYEVLVSDLMPNAGPPPSGPAVEERRQALALVWEIAEEFESILKMQALSRSSAGFLEIGDIEGFERTARMQQEIAQTTRASFDKWLAANANAMRGIVQGTFGDAERSSLEALNALSGLDVDFPLGIHGMQMFTIRREQGRLTEVAPLVKRFIRENPDNAIWRPGLMLIASDLGFEGQARRNFDMMAETGFALPLDSKRTVTLAYLAEVCARLGDVRRASQIRELLLPYRDLAVVVPIHALCCGAAARYLGMLSTTMGDWPSAERYFETALAIEERMKAWPWLAHTRHEYAAMLLARGRPQDRVRAGELHDMSLAAADRLGMGRLRQRLLGSAAAA
- a CDS encoding monooxygenase, which gives rise to MITEIVVFDIPEGMTREEVVANYRRSAPSWRANPDLIRKNYLYDAENRRAGGVYLWRNMEGARRARNAAWLERVRRNYRSEPVVQYFETPLVADNAIGETIDEGDQGLST
- a CDS encoding adenylate/guanylate cyclase domain-containing protein gives rise to the protein MDIRGWLERLGLGQYADTFVANHIDATLLGTLTADDLRELGIDSVGHRKRLLAAIAAFEQAPAAGPAAEADRRQVAVLFADLCGFTELSARIGAEDVRIVVEKFLARADEVVAEFGGSVDKHIGDAVMALFGAPVAHEDDCWRAVSAADALQRSMPALSTHFGRPLATHVGIALGEVVAGEIGGSVRRDYTVLGDTVNLAARLVAVAGPGEILLSDPAARVLAGRVRLVDAGLRGATAACIGCRLVRRERGRSARPASRSGRRSPGRGGLSRGERAAARIRSDRARPPARKARPRARTGGRAGRSPVAARRSSDVGSRRAARSLEPVS
- a CDS encoding acyl-CoA dehydrogenase family protein, whose protein sequence is MDTMIAGYDVLSDDLLKRFAGRVGTYDRENRFFKEDFEDLKRSGYLTICVPKELGGKGFSLAEFCRQQRRLAYYAPATALGVNMHLYWVGLAADLYRAGDRSLEWMLREAAAGEIFAAGHAERGNDIPVLLATTTAKKVDGGFAFTGRKMFGSLAPVWTRYGLHGLWADAPGGPKVVHGFLPRNAKGYRIVETWDTLGMRATRSDDVLLEEAFVPEKYMARTLPAGGADAFVVAIFAWALLGFANIYCGIAERARDLVLPAIKGKGSMGLTRSMAYHPGVQHGVAEMVMALDTIAPLLDHVANDWSNGVDHGAAWPAKIVSAKAHAVETCWKIVDLAMELSGGTGMFRSNELERLFRDARCGRFHPANAILAHEIVGKTALGIDLGEQPRWG
- a CDS encoding DUF4242 domain-containing protein, whose amino-acid sequence is MRRYVIERNFADQLEASKEANDMIRRVNDEEGIKWLFSFLSADRKKTYCLYEAPNEEAIRIAARRAGLPADVIVEVSQEIRPDMFD